Genomic DNA from Synechococcus sp. MU1643:
CATGATCTCAAGCAAATCAGCGAAGTGGCTTACATCCGATTCGCATCCGTCTATCGCCAGTTCCGAGGCATTGATGACTTCGTGTCGACTCTGGAAATACTGAATGCCGATCAGGAACAGAACCATTTGGCCACTGTGCGTTGAATCGGTGAGGTGAATCAGTGCTTTGAACCATCGCGCTGAATCGCTGCGCTGAAGGCGTCGGTCCGGTCTGTAAAGTCGGTAATTCTCCGTGAAACGTCGGCGGGCGTTCCATGCGATTTTCTCGAACTACCCACCTGAGGTAGACCGCCAGCCCCCCATGTCTGCGACTCCGACAGAAGAACAGATCCAGGATCAAGTTCAGGACACGAACACCACAGAAGCCTCTGCAGAAACCTCCGCCGCCGAACAGGCGTTTGAGGTTGAGGACCTGAGCATTCCTGAAGACATCCCCACCGCGGATGATCCGAGCAGCCGCGCTGCCAGCCGCAACCTAGACGACGCCGGATTCACCGTGGATGAGTTCGCGGCTCTCCTCAGCAAGTACGACTACAACTTCAAGCCTGGCGACATCGTTAACGGAACGGTCTTCGCCCTGGAATCGAAGGGCGCCATGATCGACATCGGCGCCAAGACGGCTGCCTTCATGCCTCTGCAAGAGGTGTCGATCAACAGGGTCGAGGGCCTAAGCGACGTACTGGCCCCCGGCGAGATCCGTGAGTTCTTCATCATGAGTGAGGAGAACGAGGATGGTCAGCTGGCGCTGTCGATCCGTCGGATCGAATACCAGCGGGCATGGGAGCGTGTGCGCCAGCTCCAGAAGGAAGATGCCACCATCTACTCCGAGGTGTTTGCCACCAACCGTGGTGGTGCCCTGGTGCGCGTAGAAGGTCTGCGGGGCTTCATCCCCG
This window encodes:
- a CDS encoding 30S ribosomal protein S1 encodes the protein MSATPTEEQIQDQVQDTNTTEASAETSAAEQAFEVEDLSIPEDIPTADDPSSRAASRNLDDAGFTVDEFAALLSKYDYNFKPGDIVNGTVFALESKGAMIDIGAKTAAFMPLQEVSINRVEGLSDVLAPGEIREFFIMSEENEDGQLALSIRRIEYQRAWERVRQLQKEDATIYSEVFATNRGGALVRVEGLRGFIPGSHISTRKPKEELVADFLPLKFLEVDEERNRLVLSHRRALVERKMNRLEVGEVVVGTVRGIKPYGAFIDIGGVSGLLHISEISHEHIETPHSVLNVNDQMKVMIIDLDAERGRISLSTKALEPEPGDMLTDPQKVFEKAEEMAARYKQMLMEQAEEGEDPINSMMI